The Papaver somniferum cultivar HN1 chromosome 3, ASM357369v1, whole genome shotgun sequence genome includes a region encoding these proteins:
- the LOC113360050 gene encoding uncharacterized protein LOC113360050, giving the protein MLDSVPSEEEIKNTVFNMDPESSLGPDGFSGCFYRACWQIIHEDVVQAIQYCWKRRFIPKGLNSSFLVLLPKVQGAKTPNKFRPICLSNLSFKIITKIMTVRMSTLMEKLVAPQQAAYIKGRCIQEQVLLASEMVNEMKKKRRGGNIGT; this is encoded by the coding sequence ATGTTGGATTCAGTTCCTAGTGAGGAAGAAATTAAAAATACTGTTTTTAATATGGACCCTGAGAGTTCACTAGGACCAGATGGATTTTCAGGCTGTTTTTATAGAGCTTGTTGGCAGATCATACATGAAGATGTGGTGCAAGCAATTCAATATTGTTGGAAAAGAAGATTTATTCCCAAAGGTCTTAATTCAAGTTTCTTGGTTCTGTTACCAAAAGTGCAGGGAGCAAAAACTCCAAATAAATTTAGGCCAATTTGTCTAAGTAATTTGAGTTTTAAAATCATTACCAAGATTATGACTGTGAGAATGAGTACCTTGATGGAAAAACTAGTAGCTCCTCAACAAGCAGCTTACATAAAGGGAAGATGTATTCAAGAACAAGTACTTCTAGCTTCTGAAATGGTCaatgaaatgaaaaagaagagaagaggTGGTAATATTGGCACTTAA
- the LOC113360051 gene encoding uncharacterized protein LOC113360051: protein MEIISQLKNPWLILGDFNAITCAEEKIGGKDPNKRSMLDFNNCIDVCELLQAPRSGQQHSWSNCQHGNKRILRILDRAMFNHLWLQNYEDWSFKVGVKIASDHAPLLGGKLSNPKPKNSPFKFHKMWIYHPNFMETVQKSWSEEVVGDPDFVFQTKLKRLKNILKEWNWQVFGNVNIQMKEAEIKVQEAMELSYKDPFNEENLNNLVESQNVLNTKEVYFNTMMKQKARINWIKDGAANTNFLHTSVKIRQTQNFISELEDENGNVCTNQEKIAKLLVKHYEEKFKLKQWRMQVHYWM, encoded by the coding sequence ATGGAAATCATCAGTCAATTGAAGAATCCATGGTTAATTCTGGGGGATTTCAATGCTATCACTTGTGCAGAAGAAAAAATTGGAGGTAAAGATCCAAACAAAAGATCAATGTTAGACTTTAATAACTGTATTGATGTGTGTGAATTACTGCAAGCTCCAAGATCAGGGCAGCAACATTCATGGTCCAATTGTCAACATGGTAATAAAAGGATTCTTCGCATTTTGGATAGAGCAATGTTTAACCATCTATGGTTACAAAATTATGAAGATTGGAGTTTTAAAGTGGGAGTCAAAATTGCCTCAGATCATGCCCCTTTATTAGGTGGTAAGTTGAGCAATCCTAAACCAAAAAATTCTCCATTTAAGTTCCATAAAATGTGGATATATCATCCTAATTTCATGGAAACAGTTCAAAAAAGTTGGTCAGAGGAAGTGGTTGGTGATCCAGATTTTGTATTTCAAACAAAGTTGAAGAGATTGAAAAATATTCTTAAAGAATGGAATTGGCAGGTGTTTGGAAATGTTAATATTCAAATGAAGGAGgctgaaatcaaagttcaagaaGCAATGGAGTTATCATATAAAGATCCATTTAATGAGGAGAATCTGAATAATTTGGTGGAATCTCAGAATGTTCTTAACACTAAGGAAGTCTATTTTAATACAATGATGAAACAGAAAGCAAGGATTAATTGGATAAAAGATGGAGCTGCTAATACAAATTTTTTACATACTTCTGTCAAGATAAGGCAAACTCAAAATTTTATCAGTGAACTAGAGGATGAGAATGGGAATGTTTGCACTAATCAAGAGAAGATAGCAAAACTTCTAGTTAAGCACTATGAAGAGAAATTCAAATTAAAACAGTGGAGGATGCAGGTTCATTATTGGATGTGA